Proteins encoded within one genomic window of Glycine soja cultivar W05 chromosome 1, ASM419377v2, whole genome shotgun sequence:
- the LOC114406513 gene encoding uncharacterized protein LOC114406513, whose product MGNRRKLNIIQNDGQSQAKEQSIESSTEVNQNNNYILEENAQFEGEQHIQEDSHVQSHTSLESASESSTKGKKKTRGYTHMLDVWDLPDGEFILVEVNHWGNPMGWEGKTLLNVIGSLVRRHQCAPINFLSWKDMPKDYITDMVELIQVWYKTL is encoded by the exons ATGGGAAATCGCAGAAAGTTGAATATCATTCAAAATGATGGTCAATCACAAGCAAAAGAGCAATCAATTGAAAGCTCTACTGAAGTGAACCAAAATAACAACTATATACTTGAAGAAAATGCACAATTTGAAGGAG AACAACACATACAAGAAGATAGTCATGTTCAGTCTCATACTTCTCTTGAAAGTGCAAGTGAAAGTTCAACTAAAG GTAAAAAGAAAACTAGAGGTTATACACATATGCTAGATGTGTGGGACTTGCCAGATGGAGAATTCATACTTGTTGAAGTAAATCATTGGGGCAATCCTATGGGTTGGGAAGGGAAAACTCTACTGAATGTAATTGGGAGCTTGGTAAGGAGACACCAATGTGCTCCTATCAATTTTCTTAGCTGGAAAGACATGCCTAAGGACTATATTACTGACATGGTTGAATTAATTCAGGTCTGGTATAAAACTTTATAA